A section of the Paracoccaceae bacterium genome encodes:
- a CDS encoding HAD-IA family hydrolase, whose protein sequence is MRRTANAPASSCPDQRRMTADLAQDFGICHCAARRICTRPASLLGIAAMNIPNPPAAFIFDLDGTLADTEPAWIRAKSEVAQSEGACVSDPLLDSFTGRRILDFLEHVLPDHAPDCRAALVREVARRARLYLPEVTRPMPGAIAFVRHLQGQGARLAVCSSSAEDLIEQALGILGIADAFGPRVSGFGMPRSKPDPAPYLETLRQLNLRAEHVIAFEDSPAGITSATAAGIATIGLGAHAQPMAAHCVAVIPDLGQAYDLVVWARPD, encoded by the coding sequence ATGCGCAGGACCGCCAATGCGCCTGCATCTTCCTGCCCAGACCAGCGGCGCATGACAGCCGACCTAGCGCAAGATTTCGGAATATGTCACTGCGCGGCGCGGCGCATTTGTACGCGGCCTGCTTCGTTGCTAGGCATTGCGGCCATGAACATCCCCAACCCGCCAGCCGCCTTCATCTTCGACCTCGACGGAACCCTTGCGGATACCGAGCCTGCGTGGATTCGCGCCAAGTCCGAGGTTGCACAGTCCGAAGGTGCATGTGTCAGCGATCCGCTGCTCGACAGCTTTACGGGCCGCCGGATCCTCGACTTCCTTGAACATGTTCTGCCGGATCATGCGCCGGATTGCCGCGCCGCGCTTGTGCGCGAAGTTGCCCGCCGTGCGCGCCTCTACCTGCCCGAGGTTACCCGCCCGATGCCCGGCGCCATCGCGTTTGTGCGCCACTTGCAAGGGCAGGGCGCGCGGCTGGCAGTCTGTTCCTCATCAGCGGAGGATCTGATCGAACAGGCGCTTGGCATTCTGGGGATTGCCGACGCCTTCGGCCCGCGTGTCAGCGGCTTTGGCATGCCGCGCAGCAAACCCGACCCAGCCCCCTATCTGGAAACCCTGCGCCAACTGAACCTGCGCGCCGAGCATGTCATCGCGTTCGAGGATTCACCCGCCGGCATAACCTCGGCCACCGCAGCCGGGATCGCGACAATCGGGCTTGGCGCGCATGCACAGCCGATGGCGGCGCATTGCGTCGCGGTGATCCCGGATCTTGGGCAGGCGTATGATTTGGTTGTTTGGGCGCGGCCCGATTAG